The genomic segment TGTTTAATTGACCTATGGTTAACTTAAGGTAATTCAAGTAGTAGTATAAGTCTATTGATGATGTGAATATTAATGAACCCAAGTCTATTGCACTCCAATTACCTGAATTAGCCACAATGAATGTTACGTTTAAGTCAACGGAACCATTATTAGGTAATTCACCGGACCAGTACATGTAATTCCCAGTACCAATACCAGCAACACCAGTGGGTGGCGTGGAGTAGTAGTAATTAATACCATTCTGAAGCGGTATATATGCATTATAGGTTAGTGGTAGGCCTAGTGCATTTGATGCATTAACAAGCATTATTAATTTAACACCTGAACTACCGTTTATCACTTGACTGGGGGTTGTTGAGTCATTAATGAGGTACTTAAAGTTCATTATATAATTATTCACTAATGGGTTCTGGAACTCAACGTTAAGCGACATAGTCTCAAAGGAATTAATCGTAATGTTCCAGTAAATCTCATCACCCTTCAATACATATCCACTTGAGGCATATAGTATGGATGAGTAGGGTGGTAGTCTGAAACCCACGATAACGTTTAATGCCGTTGAGTTTTCATTAATCAGGTTAACACCATAATTAATGTAGGATTTAACACCACTACTAGTGTAGTAGTTAATGTAATTAACAGTGTATGTTACTGATAATGATGCATCGGCCTCAACAACATGGGTAACGTAAGGCAGCATGATTATTAATAAGGCGGCGATTAACCACGACTTCCCCCCAAGTAGGGGTAGGTTAATTAATAGGGAATTAATGCCTCTGATTCTCAATAACCTCCTCAAGTCGTGAAATCTCCTCCTCAATTCTACCAACATCATCAGCTAATCTACTGCGTCTCCTGGCTAATAAATCTATTTTAAGCCCCTCAACGTAATTCCTAATCATATCCCTCACGTTAACACTACTTACGTTAATCCTCTCCACTACGCCAGTCTCATAGACTCTACCACCCCTAATGTTAATTATCCTACTGCCTATCTGAGCTACGTCAGGGTTATGGGTTGCAATAACCATGGTTACCCCAATAGTCTTATTCAAAACATTAATGAGCGCCAGTAACTTTGATGCACTAACTGGGTCAAGGGCACCAGTGGGTTCATCCATTATTATTAAACTTGGATTAAGGGCAAGCGCCCTAGCTAACGCAACCCTTTGCTGCTGACCACCTGATAATTGATTTGGGTAATGATTAACATATGGCGTTAACTCAACTAACTCAAGCAAATACCTAGCCTTAGCCTCAGCCATGGCTTCATCATACATGCCACTCATTAACATGGGCATCATGACGTTTTCAAGCGCCGTTAAGTTCTGAATAAGGTTATACTGCTGAAACAGGAAACCAACCTTCAGTAGCCTTAATTTAGCCAACTCATTCTCACTCATATCAGTGACGTCAACATCATCCAAGTAAACCCTCCCACTGGTGGGTTTATCAAGCATACCCATTATGTTGAGCAGCGTTGATTTACCTGAGCCACTAGGGCCCATTATAATGACAACCTCACCCCTATACACGTTTAAATTAACATTAATTAATGCGTCAACATATATGGACTCAGATATGTAGTACCTCTTACTAACGTTAATCAACTTAACCACAGCGTTGCTATTACTCATTATAATGCATCAACGTTACCGATATTATTAACCTTTTCGTCCCACTGAACAGCCTCATAGTTGTTTGCATTAAGTAAAGGGCTAATCCTTAAATATAGAAGAGGAAAAGACCTTAACCATGAGTTACCTAGAGCCCATGGTGCAGATACCGTTCCTGCAGCCGTTGATTAACTTCCTACTTAAGGTACCTGTGATTGGGCCAATAGTTAACTTCCTACTATGGACACCTATCTTCGCTGTTTGGTTCGTCCCTGGCCTCATTGGCTTATTCATACCGCTAATATTTGTCATATGGTGGGAGAGGAAGGCTGCAGCAAGGGTTCAATGGAGGTATGGGCCACTTGAAATATCCAGGAGGATTGGTGGTGTCATACAACCTATAAGTGACTTAATAAGATACACGCTTCAGGAAATTATAATTCACCAGGAGGCTGATGAAGCCTACTTCCTACACATGCCTGTCTTCGGCTTCATATTTGCACTACTACCGGTCCTATTCCTACCCGCTGGGCCTCACGTATATGCAATAAACACAGGCTACAACATACTGATTGCAGCAGTACTCATATCAATATTTAACATCGTCATAATAGTGAGTGGCTGGGCTTCAACGGATAAGTGGGCCTACATAGGTACTGTAAGGGAGGCGTTCATGTACGCTGCCTATGAGGTACCATTCATGTTATCGGTAATAGCCATGATAATACTATTCGGTACAGCTGACCCATTCGCAATGGTTAACGCCCAGGTAGCCCACTACATACCTGGAGCCATACTTAACCCGATAGCCTTCATTGTAGCCTTCATAACCACGGCAATGGCCTCATCAAGGTTTCCATTCACTATTGTTGAGAATGATACTGATCTTGTTGTTGGACCATTCACAGAGTACGGTGGCTTAATCTTCGGCTTAACAATGACCATGAGTTACGAGAAAACCTACGTGATGACGCTGCTACTCTCAATACTCTTCCTAGGTGGCTGGAGCGGCCCATACATTGGGCCATTGGGTGATTTATCCGCACCACTGTGGCTTGGTGTTAGGGTATTCCTAGTCATGATGTTCTTCTCATTCCTAAGGGCAGTTTACCCCAGTTACAGGCTTGACCAAGCCTTAAGAATAGGATGGCGTACACTACTTATTCTGTCAGTAGTAAGTGTTATATGGAGTATAGTTATTAGGCTAGTGTTCCCGGTGATTTAACATGGCTAAGAAGGTGACGCAACCTAAGGTTAACCCAGTGGCTGGGCACTTAAATGCACTAGCGGTTGGGGTGAAGGAGTTCGTTAAACCCACCAGGTTCACTATACAGTACCCCAGGGAGAGGAGGTGGGTTATTGATAGGTTCAGAGGCTTCATGATTAATGATGTTGAGAAGTGCATATCATGCTTCCAATGCGCGTGGGCATGCCCTGTTAACGCAATATTCATGTACAGGGCGCCTAACGGTAAATACTACCCTGGAATAAGGTATGAACAATGCATACTCTGCCACTTCTGCGTTGACGCTTGCCCGGTTGGTTCGCTACAAGGTACGACGATAAGTGATGGGGCGTTCCCAGACTTGGAGTCAACGGTCTTTAAGCCAGAGGATATGCATAATCTACCTCAGTGGGATGATGAAGCGGAGTATGTGGTTAAATACGACTTCGATGAGAACGGTAACCTTAAGATAATTAAAATGAGGAAGAGCGAGGTGAAGTAAGTTATGGTTAAATGCCCAGTTTGCGGGAGGGATTACCAGAATACCCTTTCACTGCTTAAGCACGTTAGGTTGAAGAGTAGGTATGATGAATCCCATAGGGTGCTTTGGTCAGAGTACGTTAAGTTTAAGAGCGTTAACGATGGGTATGAGGATATGTTCACTGAAACAGACATATTCAGGGAGTTCCTAAAGCAGAGAAAGGCCTCATTTTAATATTTCTAAATAATTACGGCTTACTTCCTTTGATCAATTGGAACGTATTGAACATCATGTGGCCCAATGTAGCATGCCCTTGGCCTAAATAACCTATGTTCATTCAAGTACTCTATTGCGTGGGCTGACCAACCCACAACCCTGGACATGGCAAATATAGGAGTGTAGTACTCGTAGGGTATACCAAGCAGGTACATTGCTATACCACTCCAGAAGTCAATATTGGGGTAAAGATTCTTTGGTGCAAGCTTCTCTAAAACAACCTTCTCAACCTCCTCGGCTATCTGGTAGTAAGTCATGTTACCCTTCTTCTCACTTAACTCCCTTACAAGATCCTTATAGATCCTGGCCCTTGGGTCATAGGTCTTGTAAACCCTATGACCAACACCCATTAATCTCTTACCCTCAGCAAGAAGCTTCTCAACATAAGGTCTAGCGTTACTCGGGCTCCCAATCTCAAGGTACTGCTTCATTGCCGCCTCATTAGCACCACCGTGAAGAGGCCCCTTTAATGCCGCTATGCCAGCTACAATGGCTGAGTATAAGTCGGTCCAAGTGGATATGGCTACGTGTGTTGCGAATGTTGATGCAGGGACTTCATGATCAATGTGAAGCACTAGGTATAGGTCTATTGCCCTAGTGGATACTTCATCAGGTGTTGAACCGAACATCATGTAGAGGAAGTTGGCAGCATGGCTGAGGTCCTTCTTAGGCTTAATAACCCCTAACCCTCTACTGAATCTATAGTGGGCGGCTATTATTGTTGGTAGCACTGCTGTTAATCTTATCGCCTGATCGTAGAGGGCTTCCTTACTTAAATCCCCGGCCTTAGGGTCGAAGCCGGCTAAGGCTGATACAGCTGACTCTAGTACAAGCATTGGGTGAACCTTATTCTCAGCAAGAACCCTTATTATTGAGTAAATCTCCTCAGGTAAATCCCTATTAGAGGCAAGCTTCTCACTGAACTCCGAGAGCTCACTCCTAGTGGGTAACTTACCGTAGAGCACCAGGTACGCTGTCTCCTCGAAGTTGGAGTACTTGGCTAGGTCATCAATCCTATACCCCCTATACCACAGTATTCCCTTCCTACCATCTATATCGCTTATTGACGTTACCTTTATTAAAACATCCTCAAGACCATGTATTATTGGTCCACATGGGGACTCTATCACCTTTCCGCTTGTACTTATTTCAACTTTCCTAACAGACTCCATAGTTCACCTAGTTGAATTTATGCTTAAAAAGCTAATTTACCTATAAATATAACACCTTAAGTGTAGAGAATTCGACAACCACGTTACCCATGGCTTGTGAATTCAAAGCAGCAATAATAAGCCTACTTGTGGTTAAACCAGTGCTATTAATTAATGAGCACTCAGGAACTATTATTTTACCTTCATGAGCACTTACATATGCTTGAGTCGATTCGAATTCAACATTATTCAAGGGTATTGTTAAGCCAATGGGTACAGTTACGTTAACCCTAATGCACTTAAACCTACCCCTACCGCCAATGTAGGTTCCGTATATGAAGCCATTAGAGGCTAGGAAACCGGCAATAGCCCTAGCCTGCTTACTTAAAACCCTGAAGCTAACACCCTCCACGCTTAACCTCCCTTCATTTGATTCAAGGCTGTATTGGTAACCTAGGTCGATTGAAATGATCCAGGGTGCCTTAAGGAGAGGTATGATGTACGTATTATCCTTCTTCCTCGCCTTAAATAACTTAATTAAGTCACTTGGATTTGAGTTAATTAACTTCCTCAGTTGCTCAAAATCACCTAGGGTAATGGTTTCAACGCCCACGTGACTTTAGATATTTTAAATTTATTAGTATTACTATGGAACCTCTATGTTAGCGTGCATGTTTCTTAAATCCTCCTCAGTCTTATTCAACCTATGCATTAACTCCGCTATTACAGCGTCAAGGAAGACGATGGTGGTATCCTCAAATAACGTACCCAAGGGGGCTAGCGGCTCATGAAGACCAAGTATTTGCCTGGCGAAGTAATCATCAATCCTAGAAACCTTAGTCCTACCCGGTATGACAAGAACCATGTCAGCTATCTTAGCCAGTGGTGAATCCGGGTAACTGGTTATTGCAACAACCTTAGCCATCATGCGTTTAGCCGCATCAGCTGCAGCAACAACAATACTTGTTGTTCCACTTCCACTTATCGCAACAACCAAGTCCCCTGAACCAACACTTGGGGTTATTGTTTCACCCAATACGTATGACTTATACCCAAGGTGCATTAACCTCATGGCGAACCCCCTAGCAACTAAACCTGATCTACCAGCCCCAACAACCAGCACCTTATTACCCCTGTGGTAGAGCTTCTCAAGCTCATCGATAAACTCGTTGACTTGATCCGGGCGTATAACCTTAATCGCCTCCTCTATAAACCTACTTACCTCATTATACGCCATCATGAAGTATGGGGGGAAATCTAGATTCATTACTTAAGGGTTCTTTTTAAAAAATTTAAACATTTACCCTTTTTAAACAAGGGGGTGGGGCGTCCTTAAAATCACTTTAAATCGTCACCAGGCTCCTCGCCGTCGTAAAGCGACCTATCACTTATGTTAACGCTATACTTCTTAGCCTCAAGCTTTTGCGCAATGTACTCAAAGGCCACCATGGGGTCTGTATGGGGTCCACAGGTGTAAACATCAACAGTCGCATACTTATGCTCAGGCCAAGTGTGAACTGATATGTGGGATTCAGCCACAATAGCCACCACTGATAATCCACCACTTGGCGTGAACTTGTAGTAGAATAATGAGACCACTGTGGCGTTAGCCTTCTCAGCAGCTTCCTTAACTATATTCGTTAACTTCACTTCATCTCGAAGCACCTCCTCATTGCAGTCATATAAATTACCGTACACATGAGTACCATATACAACTGCCCCAATCCCCCTCACGTGTTTGGGAACTTCTTCTCCCAATGTGAGGGGATTGGTTTGGGTCTTCATTGCTTCATTTTTTAGTGGGTTTTTAAAACCATAATATTTCCTTGCTTAAAAACTTTACCCCCCGTTTAAACCCATATCCCCTATATTACGGCCACGTAGCTAACAATAGTTTACTATGACTTAATCACCAACAGTTATTACGAAATCCCCATTATCATTATTCTTCCCACCGCTAACCAGCTTCGCTAATAATGCGGCAATGATTATGATTACGATTATAAGTAGTATTGCGGCTAAGTAACTCCAGTTAATGTAATATAGTACGTTAACTGACGCAGAATTACCCACTATTGGCACTGTATAGGAGCCAATTGCCGCGTGTACTGTAACGTAGTTGACGCCAATTGGGACGCATATGGTGGCTGAGCCATTAATATTGAAGCTTAAACCACCTGCATCAACAACAGCACTTATTGGTGAGCCTAAGAGCCCAGTCACCTTAACATTAATCACCCTCACCGGTATGCTCACGTTTATTTCACTTGAATTAACCTTAATCATTGATGAACCTACTATAGAACCATTAATCACTGCGTTAATGAGTATACTGGACCCATATTTAACGTTACTTAAGGTAAACTTAAACACATTATCATTACTACTGATTAAATGCGCGGATGAATTCATAGTAAGCATTACATTGCTGCATGAGGGGGGTAATTGAGTTAAAGTAGTGCTTAAGTTAACTACGTGAAATAACGGAACCTTGACTATGGTTGATGATTGGTTTATATTAACCACAAGCCTATAATAACCTGAATCACTCATGATAACCATGGAATAGAGACCTGGGACTAGGCAGGTATTGTTTCTTAAAACACTGTATGCTCCATGGCCTAGGAGTAGTATTGTTGCGTTTAAAGGATATCCATCAAGTGTCTCAACACTAATTGAACTCCCAGTTATAATATTGTTTAAGGTAACTGTAGCCTTATTGTTGGCTAACCCAAGCACAATAAGGTTAACCACGGGTTCATTACCTACATAAAGCGTTTCATTGGATGGAACCGTTACTATTACGTTACCTCCACTGACCTGGGTTGGTATTAGGAGGTTACTGCACCATGGGTTCAAGGACACTGAGGCCGTGGATTCAATCCAATTAACTGATCCACTTAACTTAACTAATTCCTGCCCAGGAATGAATATGGGTATGGTTGCGTTTAGCCTCATTAAGGATCCAGTCAAGCTAACGGTGTAGTAGGCTGTGTCATTGCTTAATAGGGCTAAGCCACTCCAGGGAATGCTTGAAGTAGCTGGTATTGAGTATGTTGTGTTAACTGAGTAGTATACTGTGGCGTTATTAACCCTGAAGGTTGGGTTAAGGGTGTAAGATATGTAAACGTACTTATTCATCACTATGGGTATACCATTAGTATTAATAGTGTAGGTGCTTTTATTAACCAGGAACGTGAATGGTGAAGCCGGCTTCACTGATCCCCCAATGACCACTAACCCAATAATAGTATATAGGGGGGTTAACCCAAGGCTAACAGTATTATTAATCGTAAGGACACCGGATCCACTATAGCTACCGGTGATCACTGGACCATTGTAGAGGTAAAGCACTGGGGGTATTTTCATGTAACTGGAGACAAACACTATTACCCCGTATGTGCTCCTGCAGTTAACCCAAGTACTCATGTACTTAGGGGTGTTTAAACCAGTTACTGGGGTTATTGATCCATTGCTCAGAACCAGTGATGCTGAGGCTAAGCCTAACTGAGACCTTGGGTCTATTACAAGGGTTAAATTAACTAAGCCATTGCAATTCAACGGTATTATTGATGAACCATTAATAGGCAGCATCACTGGTATTGAGGAACCATTAATGTAGATTAAACCATAATTAACAATGTAGTTAGGTACGGCTGCCAACACAGGCATCATGGCTATGAATGCCGTTAAGAATGCGATAAGCCTCCTCATCACAAGGACGCCTTTTCATCCTGAAGCTATTTAACCTATTGTTTACTAAAGCATTAATACCAAGCATTAATGCCTCATTACAGGTTAAAATGAGTTAATGGATCCATGGGTTGGTTAATAATACTAATTACCTTACCTTACTTGCTTGAGGATTTTGACTGAGCCGCGGATTTAGCACGCCTTATTTTCCTAACCCAGGCCTGCTTCTGCGGGTTCTTACCCATTTTAACCATGCTTACGAAACACCTCCTACTGCAGAACCGTAGGACAACCCCATCAACCCTAACGTACATTATCCCATAGCCAGGCGGTATTGGTCTCCCGCAGTATGAGCAATTGTAAATCCTCACAATCCCCCTTAATTCCCTATTCTTTTAAATTTGACGCATTGATTATGTAATTACTGGCATTAACGTGAATAAGTATCATGCAGTGATGCTGATTAAGGCCCATAACATTAATTAGGAGTCGGGTTACGGTAAGTTTAACTTAAAAGCTTCCAGGCGTATCTAAGTAGTGGTGCAGGGTGTCTTCGTAACAGGACCACCTGGGGTTGGTAAAACTACCCTTATTGTTAAGGTGACCAGTAGACTTAAGGAGAGGGGTATTAGGATTGTGGGCTTCTATACAGTGGAGGAGAGGGAGGGGGGTGTTAGGGTTGGTTTTAGGCTGGTTAATGTTAGTAATGGTGAATGGAGGTGGCTGGCTCATGTTAATAAGGTGCAGGGACCAATGGTGGGTAAGTACCATGTTGATGTTAATTCAATTGAATGGGGCTTAACACTACTTAACCAGGAGGGTGACCTATACGTTATTGATGAGGTTGGTCCAATGGAGATGAAGCATCCCTCATTCCTAAGGAGAGTGGAGGACGTGGTTAACTCCAGGCGCTTTCTCATAACCATTCACGTTAAGATGAGTAACTGGGTTAATTCACACTTAAACCTAGGTAGCTTAATTAGGTTAAGCTACGTTAATAGGGATGCTGCGGTTGATGAGGTGCTTAACTACCTGAGGACTATACTTAATATGGCTTAATTAGTCCTAGCGGAGACCGTTAAAGTACCCCTACTGGCTGGCTTAAACTCAGGTAGCTTCAAGTAAGCCACAGCGGCTCCAGCCCTAGCGGCTGCATCAATCAACAGGAGGTACTTCACAGCCTCCTTAACCCCAACCATTAATTCAACTGCTGATAATGATGCACTACCTATGAGTGAACCAACCAGTGTCCCAGTACCGTAGACTGCATTATATATAGTTATTGCGCTTTTCTTATCCCTTGAATTATCGAAGAGGTAAGCCATGTAGGCTGTGTTTGATACTGAGTTAGTGAACCCAGACACCACGTTTATTATGAATAATTGATAGACACTGGTGCTGAACACGTACATTAATGGGAACGTTATAAGGAGGAATCTACCTAGGAACATCATTATCCTCCTATGCTTATCCACAAGTGAACCCACAGGCCTCTGTAGTATTAACGTTGATGCGCCACCCACTATGCTTAGTATGGCGACTTGCTCAGTAGTCATACTGAATACGTAGTATTGAGCCACTGGGAATATTGGCCATGCGAAGGACCAGACAACAGCGAATATGAATGTTGCACCCAGGAAATTCTCAATACCCTTAATGCTCTGCCTAAGGTTACTTGAATTCACTCCATCATACTTAACGTTATCCAGCCTCATCACCACAGTGAAGTTACTGGCAATGAGTAATGCAGCTGTTATGAAAACATACTTAGCTAAGGCGTAATTACCCCTAACCACTAGTCCAGCGGTTAACGTAGCCAGTAAACCACCTATTGACCCAAAGAAGCCGTATTCAGCAAGAACCCTACCCCTAGAGCCTCTGCTTGCCCTCTCTAGTAATAATGCCCATGCGTATGAGGAAACACCACCAGTGGCGGCAATGGATAGGTAAGTAACCACGTAGAGTATGGGATTAGTGTATGAGATGAACGCCATTAATAACCATAGGATGATTAATGATGCAGTTGATAGCTTAAGTAGCTTAACAGGTTCACTGAGTTTCCTTAATGGTAGCTGAGTCACCCCTGCGAAGAAGCCGTTGGCTGATGAAATTAAGCCTAAGCCAATATTAGGTACCCCGCTGGCAACCGCCAGAAAGCTCATGAATGGTTGCGTTAAACCATTAGCCAGGTTCTGAATTAGTACGTATAATCTCAGTTTATCCACGGTTAAACCGTATTAACCATTGAATATTTAAACCTATCTATACATTAAATTAAAGAATGATACTAGCATTCACGGTATTTACGCACATATTTCACACCTTTAATCATACACCTATGCTTCACCACGTATTCATGGCTTACATGAAGAATAATTAAGTTATCCTGGTTAATGCTTTAAAAAGTCCCACTCATTAACTAACGGTGAAGGTGAAATAATGACTCAGTATTACTTAGGTGTGGATGTGGGTGCAAGCTTCATTAGGATAGGGGTGGTTAACGTAAATGGTGAAATTATTGATAAGGTTAAGGTCCCCATGCCCCAGGAGGGTGATGAGGATACTGTGGCTAATATTATAATTAAGGGGGCTAGGGAGAATTTAGGCAAATACCTGCCCTCTATTTCAGCGGTGG from the Caldivirga maquilingensis IC-167 genome contains:
- a CDS encoding ABC transporter ATP-binding protein produces the protein MSNSNAVVKLINVSKRYYISESIYVDALINVNLNVYRGEVVIIMGPSGSGKSTLLNIMGMLDKPTSGRVYLDDVDVTDMSENELAKLRLLKVGFLFQQYNLIQNLTALENVMMPMLMSGMYDEAMAEAKARYLLELVELTPYVNHYPNQLSGGQQQRVALARALALNPSLIIMDEPTGALDPVSASKLLALINVLNKTIGVTMVIATHNPDVAQIGSRIINIRGGRVYETGVVERINVSSVNVRDMIRNYVEGLKIDLLARRRSRLADDVGRIEEEISRLEEVIENQRH
- the nuoH gene encoding NADH-quinone oxidoreductase subunit NuoH produces the protein MSYLEPMVQIPFLQPLINFLLKVPVIGPIVNFLLWTPIFAVWFVPGLIGLFIPLIFVIWWERKAAARVQWRYGPLEISRRIGGVIQPISDLIRYTLQEIIIHQEADEAYFLHMPVFGFIFALLPVLFLPAGPHVYAINTGYNILIAAVLISIFNIVIIVSGWASTDKWAYIGTVREAFMYAAYEVPFMLSVIAMIILFGTADPFAMVNAQVAHYIPGAILNPIAFIVAFITTAMASSRFPFTIVENDTDLVVGPFTEYGGLIFGLTMTMSYEKTYVMTLLLSILFLGGWSGPYIGPLGDLSAPLWLGVRVFLVMMFFSFLRAVYPSYRLDQALRIGWRTLLILSVVSVIWSIVIRLVFPVI
- a CDS encoding NADH-quinone oxidoreductase subunit I translates to MAKKVTQPKVNPVAGHLNALAVGVKEFVKPTRFTIQYPRERRWVIDRFRGFMINDVEKCISCFQCAWACPVNAIFMYRAPNGKYYPGIRYEQCILCHFCVDACPVGSLQGTTISDGAFPDLESTVFKPEDMHNLPQWDDEAEYVVKYDFDENGNLKIIKMRKSEVK
- a CDS encoding citrate synthase/methylcitrate synthase — protein: MESVRKVEISTSGKVIESPCGPIIHGLEDVLIKVTSISDIDGRKGILWYRGYRIDDLAKYSNFEETAYLVLYGKLPTRSELSEFSEKLASNRDLPEEIYSIIRVLAENKVHPMLVLESAVSALAGFDPKAGDLSKEALYDQAIRLTAVLPTIIAAHYRFSRGLGVIKPKKDLSHAANFLYMMFGSTPDEVSTRAIDLYLVLHIDHEVPASTFATHVAISTWTDLYSAIVAGIAALKGPLHGGANEAAMKQYLEIGSPSNARPYVEKLLAEGKRLMGVGHRVYKTYDPRARIYKDLVRELSEKKGNMTYYQIAEEVEKVVLEKLAPKNLYPNIDFWSGIAMYLLGIPYEYYTPIFAMSRVVGWSAHAIEYLNEHRLFRPRACYIGPHDVQYVPIDQRK
- the hxlB gene encoding 6-phospho-3-hexuloisomerase; translation: MNLDFPPYFMMAYNEVSRFIEEAIKVIRPDQVNEFIDELEKLYHRGNKVLVVGAGRSGLVARGFAMRLMHLGYKSYVLGETITPSVGSGDLVVAISGSGTTSIVVAAADAAKRMMAKVVAITSYPDSPLAKIADMVLVIPGRTKVSRIDDYFARQILGLHEPLAPLGTLFEDTTIVFLDAVIAELMHRLNKTEEDLRNMHANIEVP
- the speD gene encoding adenosylmethionine decarboxylase, translated to MKTQTNPLTLGEEVPKHVRGIGAVVYGTHVYGNLYDCNEEVLRDEVKLTNIVKEAAEKANATVVSLFYYKFTPSGGLSVVAIVAESHISVHTWPEHKYATVDVYTCGPHTDPMVAFEYIAQKLEAKKYSVNISDRSLYDGEEPGDDLK
- a CDS encoding 50S ribosomal protein L24e, with the protein product MRIYNCSYCGRPIPPGYGIMYVRVDGVVLRFCSRRCFVSMVKMGKNPQKQAWVRKIRRAKSAAQSKSSSK
- a CDS encoding nucleoside-triphosphatase — its product is MVQGVFVTGPPGVGKTTLIVKVTSRLKERGIRIVGFYTVEEREGGVRVGFRLVNVSNGEWRWLAHVNKVQGPMVGKYHVDVNSIEWGLTLLNQEGDLYVIDEVGPMEMKHPSFLRRVEDVVNSRRFLITIHVKMSNWVNSHLNLGSLIRLSYVNRDAAVDEVLNYLRTILNMA
- a CDS encoding MFS transporter; this encodes MDKLRLYVLIQNLANGLTQPFMSFLAVASGVPNIGLGLISSANGFFAGVTQLPLRKLSEPVKLLKLSTASLIILWLLMAFISYTNPILYVVTYLSIAATGGVSSYAWALLLERASRGSRGRVLAEYGFFGSIGGLLATLTAGLVVRGNYALAKYVFITAALLIASNFTVVMRLDNVKYDGVNSSNLRQSIKGIENFLGATFIFAVVWSFAWPIFPVAQYYVFSMTTEQVAILSIVGGASTLILQRPVGSLVDKHRRIMMFLGRFLLITFPLMYVFSTSVYQLFIINVVSGFTNSVSNTAYMAYLFDNSRDKKSAITIYNAVYGTGTLVGSLIGSASLSAVELMVGVKEAVKYLLLIDAAARAGAAVAYLKLPEFKPASRGTLTVSARTN